One Thermus sp. CCB_US3_UF1 DNA window includes the following coding sequences:
- the soj gene encoding chromosome-partitioning ATPase Soj codes for MPYAKAKVRRIALVNQKGGVGKTTTALNLAAYLARMGWRVLLVDLDPQGNATSGLGLRPERGVYQLLQGEALESLVWEADGFHLLPSTPELVGATVELAEAPLALAEALRDEAYHFTLLDVPPSLSPLTLNALAAAQGVIVPVQAEYYALEGVAGFLATLEEVRARLNPGLRLLGILITMYDGRTLLSQQVEAQLRTHFGEKVFWTVVPRNVRLAEAPSFGKTIAQHAPTSPGAHAYRRLAEEVIARVQEA; via the coding sequence ATCCCTTATGCTAAGGCCAAGGTGCGGCGGATCGCCCTAGTCAACCAAAAGGGAGGGGTGGGGAAGACCACCACCGCCCTGAACCTGGCGGCCTACCTGGCCCGCATGGGCTGGCGGGTCCTCCTGGTGGACCTGGACCCCCAGGGCAACGCCACCAGCGGCCTAGGCCTGCGTCCGGAACGGGGCGTGTACCAACTCCTCCAGGGGGAGGCCTTGGAAAGCCTGGTGTGGGAGGCGGATGGGTTCCACCTCCTCCCCTCCACCCCCGAGCTGGTGGGGGCCACGGTGGAGCTGGCCGAGGCTCCCCTGGCCCTGGCGGAAGCCCTTCGGGACGAGGCCTACCACTTCACCCTCCTGGACGTTCCCCCAAGCCTCTCCCCCCTGACCCTCAACGCCCTCGCGGCAGCCCAGGGGGTGATCGTGCCCGTCCAGGCGGAGTACTACGCCCTGGAAGGGGTGGCGGGCTTCCTGGCCACCCTGGAGGAGGTGCGGGCCCGCCTGAACCCCGGTCTTCGGCTCCTGGGCATCCTCATCACCATGTACGATGGCCGCACCCTGCTTTCCCAGCAGGTGGAGGCCCAGCTCCGGACCCACTTCGGGGAGAAGGTGTTCTGGACGGTGGTCCCCCGTAACGTGCGCCTGGCCGAGGCCCCCAGCTTCGGCAAGACCATCGCCCAGCACGCCCCCACCTCCCCCGGGGCCCACGCCTACCGCCGCCTGGCCGAGGAGGTGATCGCCCGTGTCCAAGAAGCCTAG